Proteins co-encoded in one Osmerus mordax isolate fOsmMor3 chromosome 11, fOsmMor3.pri, whole genome shotgun sequence genomic window:
- the gria4a gene encoding glutamate receptor 4a, translating into MSLYLLSLSGRIVGGVWWFFTLIIISSYTANLAAFLTVERMVSPIESAEDLAKQTEIAYGTLDSGSTKEFFRRSKIAVYEKMWSYMKSAEPTVFTKRTSEGVARVRKSKGKYAFLLESTMNEYTEQRKPCDTMKVGGNLDSKGYGIATPKGSQLRNAVNLAVLKLNEQGLLDKLKNKWWYDKGECGSGGGDSKDKSSQALSLSNVAGVFYILVGGLGLAMLVALVEFCYKSRAEAKRMKVDLSPAHCPSPSPSTQNLATYREGYNVYGSEGVKI; encoded by the exons gTCGTTGTCGGGGCGTATCGTGGGGGGAGTGTGGTGGTTCTTCACCCTGATTATCATCTCGTCCTACACGGCCAACCTGGCTGCCTTCCTCACAGTGGAGAGGATGGTGTCTCCCATCGAGAGCGCCGAGGACCTGGCCAAGCAGACGGAGATCGCCTACGGCACCCTGGACTCAGGATCCACCAAGGAGTTCTTCAGG CGCTCTAAGATCGCCGTGTACGAGAAGATGTGGTCCTACATGAAGTCGGCCGAGCCAACAGTCTTCACCAAGCGCACGTCGGAGGGCGTGGCTCGCGTCAGGAAGTCCAAGGGGAAGTACGCCTTCCTGCTGGAGTCCACCATGAACGAGTACACGGAGCAGCGCAAGCCCTGCGACACCATGAAAGTCGGGGGCAACCTGGACTCCAAGGGCTACGGCATAGCCACGCCCAAGGGCTCACAGCTAAG AAATGCGGTCAACCTGGCTGTGTTAAAACTCAACGAGCAGGGCCTGTTGGACAAATTGAAAAATAAATGGTGGTACGACAAGGGAGAGTGTGGAAGCGGGGGCGGGGATTCCAAG GACAAGTCTTCCCAGGCTCTGAGCCTGAGCAACGTAGCTGGGGTGTTCTACATCCTGGtggggggcctgggcctggccaTGCTGGTGGCCCTGGTGGAGTTCTGCTACAAGTCACGGGCTGAAGCCAAGCGCATGAAGGTGGACCTTAGCCCCGCCCACTGcccaagcccctcccccagcacccagAATCTAGCCACATATAGGGAGGGGTACAACGTGTACGGCTCCGAGGGGGTCAAGATTTAG
- the msantd4 gene encoding myb/SANT-like DNA-binding domain-containing protein 4 gives MKHLKRKRKSNYSVRETQTLIREIHKRREVLFSRQQNTAINELKRRAWEEVAGGVNALGEGELRTAAEVKRRYLDWRALMKRKQLRAELLLSSGLKGEYEPSSPEQEASLGSGDQALDLCGFPKEGPCDWQDLADLGEPSGSMTSAGVKMEDEANGYALDEDGGDGEVDDDDCFPTLLNDIDRGEGRVPEVYAHIDEFGMLSASKGAAASMNRDLSLGGLTGMSVTGIANHETTGILVAMEKQRVELEKQRLAVETERLAVERERLSLEKERLRQGEVEKERLQLERERLQLERERLRVLLTNQSERADSSLVPPPQQGPPSSSTSNLDGQMERERERERESRPWLSAADLEAERLRLEKERLQLEKERLQFFKFESGRLQIERERLQVEKERMHLHKDQEP, from the exons ATGAAGCacctgaagaggaagaggaagagtaaCTACAGTGTGCGAGAGACTCAGACGCTGATCAGGGAGATCCACAAGCGACGGGAGGTCCTGTTCTCCCGGCAGCAGAACACCGCCATCAACGAGCTGAAGAGACGTGCATGGGAGGAGGTGGCGGGCGGAGTCAACGCactaggagagggagagctgcgCACCgcggctgag gtgaagCGCAGGTACCTGGACTGGCGTGCCTTGATGAAGAGGAAGCAGTTGAGGGCAGAGCTGCTGCTGTCGTCCGGCCTGAAAGGGGAGTACGAGCCGTCGTCCCCGGAGCAGGAGGCCTCGCTGGGCTCCGGGGACCAGGCCCTCGACCTGTGTGGCTTCCCCAAGGAGGGGCCCTGTGACTGGCAGGACCTGGCCGACCTCGGGGAGCCCTCTGGATCCATGACCTCCGCAGGGGTGAAGATGGAGGACGAAGCGAATGGATACGCT ctggacgaggatggaggggatggcGAGGTGGACGATGACGACTGTTTCCCCACCCTCCTTAACGACATAGACCGCGGCGAGGGGCGTGTCCCTGAGGTCTACGCCCACATCGACGAGTTTGGAATGCTCAGCGCCTCCAAAGGGGCGGCGGCCTCCATGAATCGGGACCTCTCATTGGGTGGTCTGACCGGAATGAGCGTGACTGGGATAGCCAATCACGAGACCACGGGAATCCTGGTTGCTATGGAGAAGCAACGCgtggagctggagaagcagCGCCTCGCCGTGGAAACGGAGCGCCTCgccgtggagagagagaggctgtccctggagaaagagagactgcgtcagggggaggtggagaaggagagactccagctggagagagagagactgcaactggagagagagaggctgagggttctcctgaccaaccaatcagaacgCGCCGATTCCTCTCTCGTCCCTCCGCCCCAACAAgggccgccctcctcctccacctccaaccttgacgggcagatggagagagagagggagagagagagggagagcaggcccTGGCTGTCCGCGGCAGacctggaggcagagaggttgcggctggagaaggagagactgcagctggagaaagagagacttcaGTTCTTTAAGTTCGAGTCAGGAAGActgcagatagagagagagcgcctccaagtggagaaagagagaatgcatCTACACAAAGACCAGGAACCCTAG